The following coding sequences lie in one Desmodus rotundus isolate HL8 chromosome 1, HLdesRot8A.1, whole genome shotgun sequence genomic window:
- the OR13J1 gene encoding olfactory receptor 13J1: protein MEMVNRTEASEFFLKGFSGYPALERLLFPLCLAMYLVTLLGNAAILAVSVLDVRLHTPMYFFLGNLSILDICYTSTFVPLMLVHLLSAWKTISFIGCAIQMCLSLATGSTECLLLAIMAYDRYLAICRPLRYSVLMSHRLCLLLAGGAWALCLFKSVSETVIAMRLPFCGQRVVSHFTCEILAVLKLACGDTSISEDFLLVGAILLLPVPLTFICLSYTLILATILRVPSAAGRRKAFSTCSAHLAVVLLFYGTVIFMYMKPKSKEARVSDEVFTVLYAVVTPMLNPVIYSLRNKEVKEAARKVWGRSRTSK, encoded by the coding sequence ATGGAGATGGTCAATAGGACAGAGGCCTCTGAGTTCTTTCTGAAAGGATTTTCTGGCTACCCAGCCCTAGAGcgcctgctcttccctctgtgtctggccATGTACCTGGTGACTCTGCTGGGCAACGCAGCCATCCTAGCGGTGAGTGTGCTGGACGTCCGCCTGCACACGCCAATGTACTTCTTCTTGGGCAACCTCTCCATCCTGGATATCTGCTACACGTCCACCTTTGTGCCTCTGATGCTGGTCCACCTCCTGTCGGCCTGGAAAACCATCTCCTTTATTGGCTGTGCCATCCAGATGTGTCTGAGCCTGGCCACAGGCTCCACAGAATGTCTGCTGCTCGCCATCATGGCCTACGACCGCTATCTGGCCATTTGCCGGCCACTCAGGTACTCGGTGCTCATGAGCCACCGGCTCTGCTTGTTGCTGGCAGGAGGCGCCTGGGCCCTCTGTCTCTTCAAGTCAGTGTCTGAGACAGTCATCGCCATGAGGCTGCCCTTCTGTGGCCAGCGTGTGGTCAGTCACTTCACCTGTGAGATCCTGGCAGTGCTGAAGCTGGCATGCGGCGACACCTCCATCAGCGAGGACTTCCTGCTGGTGGGCGCTATCCTGCTGCTGCCTGTGCCCCTGACATTCATCTGCCTGTCTTACACGCTTATCCTGGCCACCATCCTGAGGGTGCCCTCTGCTGCCGGGCGTCGcaaggccttctccacctgctcgGCGCACCTGGCTGTGGTGCTGCTTTTCTATGGCACTGTCATCTTCATGTACATGAAACCCAAGAGCAAGGAGGCCCGAGTCTCCGATGAGGTCTTCACGGTCCTCTATGCCGTGGTCACACCCATGCTGAACCCTgtcatctacagcctgaggaacaaggaGGTGAAGGAGGCCGCCAGGAAGgtgtggggcaggagcaggacctCCAAGTGA